CATGGGGGTATTCTGTAATTCTTGCGTTATAGCAATAAAAGAATGAATAAAAGTACAGTTATGAAAGGTAAAGAGATTATTTTTGCGCTCTCAATTCTAGCCTTGCCAGCTCCAACGTTGGCAGGCACGCCGAAGATGATGGTGGAAGCTCAGACTTCTACCACCATCCGTCAGCAGATGGATTGGCTGCACCGCACCAGGAAAATCAACTTCGTTTATGATTCATCGCTTGATGGGGAATTGAACATCAAGTATCATGGACCCGACATCCAGCATCTTTCGGTGAAGAAGGCACTGAAGGCACTTTTCGAGAAAACTCATATTCTATATACTATCAATGCGAACTATGTGATATTGAAGCGAAAACCCGTACAACAGATATCATCGTCTTACACGAATATAGATCACAAAGTTCAGCAGGTTCAGCGTCGCCACACTCTCAGCGGATACGTCCGTGATGAGAGTGGCGAATCGCTGATTAATGCCACCATCTATGATCTGACGGATGGCATTGGTACAACGACCAATGAATATGGTTTCTTTTCGCTTACCCTGCCCGAAGGCGAGCACCAGCTCCGCTTTTCGTATGTGGGCTATGCCGACAAGGTAGAGAAACTGAATCTCTCGAAAGATATGCATCATAATATGGCACTCCGTGTTGATGGTAAATTGCCTGAGGTTGTGGTAGATGGCGACTTGAACTCTCCTCTTCTGACCACACAAACCGGCAAGCGCTCCTTTTCGAACAAGGATATCAAGACAGAGTTTGCTCTGATGTCTTCACCGGATGTGGTGAAGACCCTGCAGCGTGTGAGCGGAGTGGCAGAAGGACAGGAGTTGGCAAGCGGACTCTATGTGCATGGCGGCAATGGTGATGAGAATCTTTTTCTGATTGATGGTACTCCGCTTTATAATACGAATCATGCGCTGGGTCTTTTCTCCAGTTTCAATGCTGATGTGGTGAAGAACGTGGATTTCTACAAGAGTGGCTTTCCTGCACGATATGGTGGAAGATTGTCGTCGGTGGTGGATGTGCGTACCGCCGAAGGAAACATGAATCAGTTTCATGGCGCCTATCGCATCGGACTGCTCGATGGCAGTGTGCAGTTTGAGGGCCCTATCCAGAAAGGCAAGACCTCTTATAATATAGGTATGCGCCGTTCCTGGTTGGATTTGCTGTCCCGTCCCCTGACCAAGGCTTTCTCTGATCCGGATGAGAAACTTTCGATAGGTTATTACTTCATGGACCTGAATGCCAAGGTAACCCATCGGTTCAACGACCGTTCGAAGATAGACTTGAGTCTCTATCACGGAAAAGACAGTTGGGACGTGAAGGATGATATGGATGATAGCAAGGGGGATTGGTACCATGAAGGTAGTTCATATAATAAGGAATTAACGAAGACGCAGCTCAATTGGGGAAACTTCAATGTAGCTTTGAACTGGAATTATCTGTTCTCGCCGAAGCTCTTTGCTAACTTCACGGCTGTATATTCCCATAACCGTTCTAAACTCTATTCCCTGGATGATGACAGGGAAATCTATCCACAAACCAAGAATGAAAGGGTGTGGAGTCATTTGGAGCATGGCTATACTTCTACTATCTATGATGCCGGATATCGCGCGGCATTCGATTACCGTCCGAATCCACGTCATCATATCCGTTTCGGTCATGACTACACCATGCATCTCTTCCGTCCACAGACGGTGATGCAGCTTGACTATATGGGAGGTGGAAGTGGTGCTGAGATGGATACCATCCGTGTGAATAGTACCAATAGACATGTGTCTCATGAATGGTCGGCGTATGCGGAGGATGAAATCTATCTCAATGATAAGTGGAGCCTGGATGCTGGCTTCCATCTGGGATTGTTTCATATCAGCAACAAGAACTTCTTCAATATAGACCCTCGCTTCGCACTGAAATACCAGTGGAGTCATGCGGTATCGCTGAAGGCTTCTTTCACGCAGATGACTCAGTATGTGCATAAGATATCCAACAGTTATCTGGATTTGCCTACTGATTATTGGGTGCCAACCACCAAGGATTTGAAACCGATGCGTTCTTATCAGATAGCGGCTGGCATCTATGCGCAGCCTAACCGTCACTGGATTTTATCGCTCGAAGGCTATTACAAGCTCTCAAAGCATCTTCTGCAATACAGCAGTTGGCTGGGAATCGAACCTCCGGCAGAGAATTGGGATAGTCAGGTGATGGATGGCAAGGGATTGTTCTATGGTTTGGAGGCTGATGCCACTTATCGTACCACTCACCTGACCTTGAGCGGTTCCTATACGCTTTCCTGGAACAAGCGGAAGTATGATGAGTTCTATCAGGACTGGTATTACGACAAGTATGACAATCGCCATAAGTTGAATCTTTCCTTGAGATATGATTTCAACAGGAAGGTGAGCTGCTATGCGGTGTGGAGTTATCATTCCGGCAATCATGCCACCGTGCCAACTCAGATTGCAGCACTGCCTGGCTTGCCGGATGGTGGCAATCAATATCCTGGCGGTTGGTGGGATTCGGCATCTTTTGTCTATGCCATCCCCAACAACCTGACCTTGCCGGCTTATCATCGTCTGGACTTGGGCTTTGATTTCCATCATGTTACCAAGCATGGACATGAGCGCATCTGGAACTTGAGCATCTACAATGCATATTGTCACCTGAACTCGATGTATGTCAAGGTGGATTACGATGAGAAAACAAAGCGGTTTAGGGCAAAGAACAAGGGATTTGTCCCAATCATTCCTTCGTTCAGCTATACCATCAAGTTCTAAGGAATTGCATGGTGAATAGTAGATGTAGATTTTATGTAAAGATAAAAAGAGATAAAAATGAAAACAATGATATATAGGGCATTTAGCTTCATGCTTTTATGTTTGGCGTTGGTTTCCTGCAAAGATGATTTTGATATTCAAAAGCTGCAGGATCATTCCCGACTGGTGGTTTATTGCTTTCCTACCGAAGGTGATACTACGCTCGTCAGTGTAGCTAAGAGCCTGCCTGTAGCATCCGTGAAGGGGAATGTTGACATCTTATCCCGCGAAAAGGTAGATGCACATATTATATATAAGGTGAATGGGGTGGAGCAAACGGTGAAACGCATCGCAAACGAGGAAGAGGCTCAACTCTTTACCCGAAGCACAAAATCCGATGTGCTTTCGCAACTGGTAGGTCAGTATTATGTGGTAGGCAAGCAGAAAGCTGGCGACAAAATCAGTATTCAGGTTTCTGCACCGGATTTCTCATCTGTTTCAGCATCTACTTATATCCCGGAGAAGGTAGGAGTGGAGTTGGGCGATGTTAAATTGGAAATGAAATCATCGGATGGTTATAACCCGATAACGATTGATAGGGTAGAAGCCGTTTTCCATGATAATCCTTCTTCGGAAGATTATTATTCGGTGAAGCTCAGATTACTGAATCAAGAAATGGACCGTGATCTGGGGCTGCTGACAGACAATGAACCCTTGTTGAACAAGAAGTCGAAGCTGGATGATGATTTCGGTATGGATGATTATGAGTATTTTGGTAATGCCTACATCTTCAATGACCGTACGATAAATGGCAAGACCTATACACTTCATCTGGATACATACTCTAATTCATATCGTCAGTCATTTTATAGTTTTTCTTATGTAGTAGATTTATACAAGGTAACTCCTGAATATTATCGGTTTCTCAAGAGTATCAACGATGCGCAGAGCAACAGTTGGGCAGATGTGGGCTTGATGCAGGTTACGCCTACCTATTCGAATGTAAAAGGAGGCTTCGGAGTGGTGGCTGGCTACAATATAAGTTCTGTTTCGAAATACTTCTATAAATAACGAAGATAATGGAGGAATATATACCAAATAAAAAAGGTGAGGAGTATGAAAAGAAGTCTTTTTGTCATTTTAATTGCCTTGTGCTTTGCCATTGCCGGCAAGGCACAGGGTTCTGATGTTTCTGCTCAAAAGAAGAATACGGGTTATAGTATCTTGAATGATACCGTGGAAGCGGTGAAGGATTCTATGACTTTTGAACAGCGTGTGGAGATGATCAATCGCATGAAGCTAAAGCAGGATACCAAACTGCTGCGCTATGTGGCAGGTATTACGGGCGGACTTTGTGATGCCAATGAAAGTAGCTATATGGTTGAGTTGACATTTGCCTATTATCCCTTGACCTATGCCGGTGTTTCCTGTGGAATAGAATGGAACGACAACCACGGGGATAGACCCTGGATAGAGCGTTATGAGGATGATGAATATGATCCGAAGAGGGTGATTAAAATCAACCTGACACCAGGTTTGGCTTTTCGTACTCCTACCTTGTGGTTAAGCAAGCGTCGTACTGCGGGCTTGATGCTGCATTGCGAGCCGGGACTCTGCATCACGCCATTTTATAATGATATAGTATCTTTTACCGAAATCAAGGACGCACAAGGTGTGGGGCATCCTGCATCTTATACAGATGAACTTTATGGTAATATAACTATCCGAACCGTCAGTAATCATGGCGGAAAATGGCTGGCTTGGCGCATCAAGTCGGCTTTGACCTTCCGTTCGGGCGACGTGTTTCTGTCTTTGGGATGGCTGACAAGCGACTTCAATATCGAAAATGGCAGAAACAACATCCGCTATACGAAGGGTAAGCGATATAATGGCATTGAGAAGTATAAGCATACCAATACGCTCTTTGCATCTATTACAGGACAATTTTAAAGGAAGAAAGGGATTCTATGATGAAGATCAACAAGAACGAACAGGAATTTGTGCTGAAGTTTTTTCAGCCGAACAAGCTGGATACCCGGAAGGCTTTGCAGAAGGTGAAGGCTCGGGTAGGCATTGCTGATGAAGAGGTTTCGCATGCTGCAACTGTATCTTTACGCATGCGTCGCATCCGCTGGATAGCTGTGGCTGCATCTATTCTGGTGCTCTTCACCATAGGCGCCTATACGCTTTTGCAGCCAAAGACGGTGACACTTTCTGCCGAATCAGAAGTAGTGGCGTATCATCTGCCTGATGGAACGAAGGTATCGTTGATGCCTCATTCTTCTCTTTCCTATCAGGAAGATGATTGCAGAAAGGTGGAGATGAAGGGCTGCATCTATTATCAGGTGAAGCATGATGAACAGCATCCTTTCGATGTAGTGGGAGAGCATGGACATGTAAGGGTGCTCGGTACCCAGTTTATGGTGGATGAAAGAACGGATGCCCCCGAAGTGATGGTAACCGGCGGAAAGGTGCTTTTCACGGCTCGCCATTCTGCTGAAGGCGTCTTCCTGACCAAGGGCAAGCGAGCCCGTTTGCTGAAAGGGGCTGTCCAGCCTGAGTTGTTGGCTGATTACGATATCAACGATGTGGCATGGGCTACGCATCGCCTGCATTTCGACAATACTCCATTATCCGAAGTATTGGAGGAACTTTCTAAATTGTCAGGCATGAGATATACGGCTTCTGATGAGAACAAGCGTCTGACGGGTGATTTTGATGTGGATTCCATCCCGCAGGTCATCCAAGTGATAGAAGAAACACTGGGTGTCCAGATACGATAAGAGTTGAATCAAGCATCGCAAAAAGCATCACAATAAGGGACTAACTTATGAAAAGAAGTCAATAAAATGAGAAAATAAGTAAAAAGGCTGCATCTTTCGTATTGAATTAGAGCGAGATTCAAAATAATTTTGTATCTTTGCCCTCGTAACAAATCAAACAATTGATTAAAATATAAAAGTATGGACTTTAACAAACTATTCTCATTGGAGGGTAAGGTTGCCCTCGTGACAGGTGCCGCATACGGTATCGGTTTCGCTATTGCTGAGGCTTATGCCAAGGCGGGTGCTAAAATTGCTTTCAACTGCCGCAGCCAGCATCACATGGATCAGGCACTTGCAGATTACAAGGCAAAGGGTATTGATGCCAAGGGTTATATCTGTGATGTAACAGATGAGGAGCAGGTGAAGAATATGGTTGCTGACATCGAGAAGGAACTCGGCGTTATCGACATTCTGGTAAACAATGCTGGTATCATCAAGCGCATTCCTATGACGGAAATGTCGGTTGATGACTTCAAGCAGGTAATCGACATTGACCTCACTGCACCATTCATCGTATCTAAGGCTGTTATCCCAGGTATGATCAAGAAGGGTCATGGTAAGATTATCAACATCTGCTCTATGATGAGCGAGTTGGGTCGTGAAACTGTTTCTGCATACGCAGCAGCCAAGGGCGGCTTGAAGATGTTGACACGTAACATCTGCTCAGAGTATGGTGAGTACAACATCCAGTGCAATGGTCTGGGTCCTGGTTATATCGCAACTCCACAGACAGCCCCTCTTCGTGAGCGTCAGGCTGATGGTAGCCGTCACCCATTCGACAGCTTCATCTGTGCAAAGACTCCAGCTGGTCGCTGGTTGGATCCAGAGGAGTTGGAAGGTCCTGCTGTGTTCCTGGCATCAGATGCTTCTAATGCAGTGAATGGCCACATTCTCTATGTAGATGGTGGTATCTTGGCTTACATCGGCAAGCAGCCTAAATAAGCAAAGCTTTCTATGATATACAATAATAGGGCAATCCATGCGGGTTGCCCTATTATTTTAAAAAATAATCTTTACGATTATTTGTTGAGTGCGTCTGCAAGTTCAGCGCCAGCCTTAAACTTGGCAACCTTCTTGGCAGCAATCTGAATCTTCTCCTTAGTAGCAGGGTTGATGCCCTCGCGAGCAGGACGCTCGTTAACACTGAAAGTGCCGAAGCCTACCAACTGGATTTTGTCACCTGCAATGAGAGCATCCTTCAATGCGTTTGTAGTTGCATTGAGAGCAGCCTTAGCCTGATCCTTTGTGATGCCTGCACTAGCTGCAATCTTGTCGATCAATTCTGTCTTATTCATAATTTTACGTTATAAAATGATTAGTAATTTTGTCTTGTTATCTTTTTTGCTTACAAATATAGCTTTTTCCTTTGAAAGTTCAAATAAAAAAAGCAGAAAAGTGATGAAAATAGTGAAATTTTATTGTAATCTACTCATTTTTTGGTGATTTCACGGATATTTTTAGTAATTTTGCCACGAAATTATAAATTTTATAGTGATTATTAATAATAAAGAAAGAAAATCGTTATGCGCAATATACCGATAGTTACAAAGAACTTGTTGATAGTGAATGTTGTTGCCTTCTTGGTATGCTATTTGTTTGGCAAAGATGCTTCTGGCAATTTTATGCTCAATGATATATTGGGACTTCACTTCTTTATGGCATCCGACTTCCACGTGTACCAGTTGATTACCTATATGTTTATGCATGGAGGTTTTGAACACATCATATTCAATATGTTTGCCCTCTGGATGTTTGGTTGTGTGGTAGAAAGAGTATGGGGAGCCAAGAAGTTCCTTTTTTATTACATAGCTTGTGGCGTGGGCGCAGGACTCTTTCAGGAAGCTGCGCAGTATGTCAGCTATCTGTATAATGACTTCTCTGCCTATCAGTTTATAGTGGATGCCAATGGCGCCCGCCTGCCAATGGGGGATTATCTTAATTTGTGGACCACGGTGGGTGCCTCGGGTGCCATCTATGCCATTCTGCTTGCCTTCGGCATGATTTATCCGAATGAGCGTATCTTCATCTTCCCATTGCCGGTACCTATCAAGGCGAAGTATTTCGTGATTGGCTATGCTGCCATCGAACTCTTCTCGGCATTGGCTACCCGTGGTGACGGCGTGGCTCATATTGCCCACCTGGGAGGTATGGTCTTCGGTTTCTTCATGATCCGCTACTGGCGCAAGCAGATGGAGGGTGGTTATCACAATTCATCTACCCAAGATGCCTTCGACAAGGTGAGAAACATGTTTGGTGGTCGTAATAAGTACACCAAGCAGCGTTTCGACTATACCCGAAATGAGAATTATACAACTGATTTCCAGCCTACCGACCAGGATGAGCAGCGCAAGAAGGCAAATCAGGTAGAGATAGACCAGATATTGGATAAAATCAGAAAGAGCGGCTACGACAGTCTCTCTAAAGAAGAGAAGCAGACGCTTTTCGATCAGAGTAATAAGTAAGAAGATATGCTTGACGGATTGAAAGATTTTACGGTGAAGATGATAGCGGGAGCCAATGTGGCTACCATTGTCTTCATGCTATTGGTGGGATATTCGGATTTGTTAAATCCGGCAAAGTTTCCTGCATTTACCAATGCAGGCTTGCTGTTTCCCATCTTTCTCGTCATCAATTTGGGTTTTCTGGTCTTTTGGGTTGTCTTCCGTTCCAAGTACGCCCTGATTCCTGTACTCGGATTCCTGGTGGCTTTTGTGCCTGTGCGCCAATACATGCCTATCAATATGAAGGGAGATGCGCCTGAGGGAAGTATCAAGGTGTTGTCGTATAATACCTGGAACTTCGGCAGCCAGACAGAGGATGATGAAGGGCATAACATCTGCCTGCAGTATATTCAGGAACAGGATGCCGATATCGTGTGCCTGCAGGAAGCCATGCCCAATTGGAAGAATCAGCAGCAGATAGACAGTATCTTGAAGCCGATGTATGCCTATCAGGATACAACCGTCCATCCCAAGGGTGGCAACTGCCTGATGCTGCTCAGCAAGTATCCGATTCTTTCCAAGGAGTTGATTCCATACGAATCGACGGGAAATATGAGTGTGGCTTATCGCCTGAAAATAAAGGGAAAGGTGGTGCTTGTCATCAACAATCATCTGGAAACAACCGGATTGAGTCTGGAAGACCGCAGGCAGTTTAAAAACCTGGTGGTTGGAAAGCTTCAGGTGGATACAGCCGAGGAAACCTCAAAGCTCCTGGTGGTGAAGTTGGCTGAGGCAACCCGCAAGCGTGCTCCCGAGGCAGAGGCTGTGGCGGAGTATGTAAAGCATCATAAGAGTATGAGTACCATTCTCTGTGGTGACTTCAATGATGGACCTATCTCGTACGCCCACCGCACGATAGCGAAGAATCTGACAGATTGCTACATTGCCAGCGGAAACGGCCCTGGCATCAGCTATCATCATGGAGGATTTTTTGTACGAATAGACAACATCATGTGCTCTGATGATTGGGAC
The Segatella copri DNA segment above includes these coding regions:
- a CDS encoding TonB-dependent receptor; this translates as MNKSTVMKGKEIIFALSILALPAPTLAGTPKMMVEAQTSTTIRQQMDWLHRTRKINFVYDSSLDGELNIKYHGPDIQHLSVKKALKALFEKTHILYTINANYVILKRKPVQQISSSYTNIDHKVQQVQRRHTLSGYVRDESGESLINATIYDLTDGIGTTTNEYGFFSLTLPEGEHQLRFSYVGYADKVEKLNLSKDMHHNMALRVDGKLPEVVVDGDLNSPLLTTQTGKRSFSNKDIKTEFALMSSPDVVKTLQRVSGVAEGQELASGLYVHGGNGDENLFLIDGTPLYNTNHALGLFSSFNADVVKNVDFYKSGFPARYGGRLSSVVDVRTAEGNMNQFHGAYRIGLLDGSVQFEGPIQKGKTSYNIGMRRSWLDLLSRPLTKAFSDPDEKLSIGYYFMDLNAKVTHRFNDRSKIDLSLYHGKDSWDVKDDMDDSKGDWYHEGSSYNKELTKTQLNWGNFNVALNWNYLFSPKLFANFTAVYSHNRSKLYSLDDDREIYPQTKNERVWSHLEHGYTSTIYDAGYRAAFDYRPNPRHHIRFGHDYTMHLFRPQTVMQLDYMGGGSGAEMDTIRVNSTNRHVSHEWSAYAEDEIYLNDKWSLDAGFHLGLFHISNKNFFNIDPRFALKYQWSHAVSLKASFTQMTQYVHKISNSYLDLPTDYWVPTTKDLKPMRSYQIAAGIYAQPNRHWILSLEGYYKLSKHLLQYSSWLGIEPPAENWDSQVMDGKGLFYGLEADATYRTTHLTLSGSYTLSWNKRKYDEFYQDWYYDKYDNRHKLNLSLRYDFNRKVSCYAVWSYHSGNHATVPTQIAALPGLPDGGNQYPGGWWDSASFVYAIPNNLTLPAYHRLDLGFDFHHVTKHGHERIWNLSIYNAYCHLNSMYVKVDYDEKTKRFRAKNKGFVPIIPSFSYTIKF
- a CDS encoding DUF4249 domain-containing protein, with the protein product MKTMIYRAFSFMLLCLALVSCKDDFDIQKLQDHSRLVVYCFPTEGDTTLVSVAKSLPVASVKGNVDILSREKVDAHIIYKVNGVEQTVKRIANEEEAQLFTRSTKSDVLSQLVGQYYVVGKQKAGDKISIQVSAPDFSSVSASTYIPEKVGVELGDVKLEMKSSDGYNPITIDRVEAVFHDNPSSEDYYSVKLRLLNQEMDRDLGLLTDNEPLLNKKSKLDDDFGMDDYEYFGNAYIFNDRTINGKTYTLHLDTYSNSYRQSFYSFSYVVDLYKVTPEYYRFLKSINDAQSNSWADVGLMQVTPTYSNVKGGFGVVAGYNISSVSKYFYK
- a CDS encoding FecR family protein yields the protein MMKINKNEQEFVLKFFQPNKLDTRKALQKVKARVGIADEEVSHAATVSLRMRRIRWIAVAASILVLFTIGAYTLLQPKTVTLSAESEVVAYHLPDGTKVSLMPHSSLSYQEDDCRKVEMKGCIYYQVKHDEQHPFDVVGEHGHVRVLGTQFMVDERTDAPEVMVTGGKVLFTARHSAEGVFLTKGKRARLLKGAVQPELLADYDINDVAWATHRLHFDNTPLSEVLEELSKLSGMRYTASDENKRLTGDFDVDSIPQVIQVIEETLGVQIR
- a CDS encoding gluconate 5-dehydrogenase, translating into MDFNKLFSLEGKVALVTGAAYGIGFAIAEAYAKAGAKIAFNCRSQHHMDQALADYKAKGIDAKGYICDVTDEEQVKNMVADIEKELGVIDILVNNAGIIKRIPMTEMSVDDFKQVIDIDLTAPFIVSKAVIPGMIKKGHGKIINICSMMSELGRETVSAYAAAKGGLKMLTRNICSEYGEYNIQCNGLGPGYIATPQTAPLRERQADGSRHPFDSFICAKTPAGRWLDPEELEGPAVFLASDASNAVNGHILYVDGGILAYIGKQPK
- a CDS encoding HU family DNA-binding protein, with protein sequence MNKTELIDKIAASAGITKDQAKAALNATTNALKDALIAGDKIQLVGFGTFSVNERPAREGINPATKEKIQIAAKKVAKFKAGAELADALNK
- a CDS encoding rhomboid family intramembrane serine protease, producing the protein MRNIPIVTKNLLIVNVVAFLVCYLFGKDASGNFMLNDILGLHFFMASDFHVYQLITYMFMHGGFEHIIFNMFALWMFGCVVERVWGAKKFLFYYIACGVGAGLFQEAAQYVSYLYNDFSAYQFIVDANGARLPMGDYLNLWTTVGASGAIYAILLAFGMIYPNERIFIFPLPVPIKAKYFVIGYAAIELFSALATRGDGVAHIAHLGGMVFGFFMIRYWRKQMEGGYHNSSTQDAFDKVRNMFGGRNKYTKQRFDYTRNENYTTDFQPTDQDEQRKKANQVEIDQILDKIRKSGYDSLSKEEKQTLFDQSNK
- a CDS encoding endonuclease/exonuclease/phosphatase family protein, whose translation is MLDGLKDFTVKMIAGANVATIVFMLLVGYSDLLNPAKFPAFTNAGLLFPIFLVINLGFLVFWVVFRSKYALIPVLGFLVAFVPVRQYMPINMKGDAPEGSIKVLSYNTWNFGSQTEDDEGHNICLQYIQEQDADIVCLQEAMPNWKNQQQIDSILKPMYAYQDTTVHPKGGNCLMLLSKYPILSKELIPYESTGNMSVAYRLKIKGKVVLVINNHLETTGLSLEDRRQFKNLVVGKLQVDTAEETSKLLVVKLAEATRKRAPEAEAVAEYVKHHKSMSTILCGDFNDGPISYAHRTIAKNLTDCYIASGNGPGISYHHGGFFVRIDNIMCSDDWDPYECYVDNKIAVSDHYPIICKLKMRPKHQK